One region of Bacillus zhangzhouensis genomic DNA includes:
- a CDS encoding amidase: protein MNVKEYMTYDATGLAALVRNKLVTPEELVQAAFDRLNEVNPELNAVIQTRQDQVLKDIKPLHEYQPFAGVPFVLKNISQGIKNEPLTAGALLLKDVKANSDSHFVNRLKQAGFLMIGHTNTPEFGLRNVTEPALYGPTRNPWNTDYSPGGSSGGTAAAVASGIVPAGGASDGGGSIRIPASFTGLFGLKPTRGRTPVGPGAGRQWQGASIDFTLTKTVRDSAALLDLLQVIQPEAAFQTPLYDGSYQEDLVKRTSSMRIAYSVESPVGTKVSEEAKQAVQQTVKWLSEQGHQVEEAKPEIDGVHLMQQYYVMNSGEMSALFTSLARSLGRSVKPEETDIVAWVLAEAGKNVTAAAYTESLDAWDRAAAQMASFHQTYDLYVTPATAYSAPKVGELMHSDQETAALLQVSSLSMQAQQDLIYDMFLKSLTYTPFTQLANLTGQPSMSVPVHLTSEGMPLGVQVTAPKGKEDWLLRLAVEMEASSIWKGTSQLTQ from the coding sequence ATGAACGTAAAAGAGTATATGACGTATGATGCGACTGGCTTGGCAGCACTTGTACGGAATAAGCTGGTAACGCCCGAGGAGCTTGTGCAGGCTGCATTTGATAGATTGAATGAGGTCAATCCAGAACTAAACGCTGTGATACAGACGAGACAAGACCAAGTTTTAAAAGATATCAAGCCGTTACATGAGTATCAGCCATTTGCGGGTGTTCCGTTTGTGCTAAAAAATATATCGCAAGGAATTAAAAATGAACCGCTGACAGCAGGAGCTTTGCTGTTAAAGGATGTAAAAGCCAATTCGGATTCACACTTTGTCAATCGGTTGAAGCAGGCTGGTTTTCTCATGATTGGACATACAAATACACCGGAATTCGGTTTGAGAAATGTGACAGAACCTGCTTTATATGGTCCAACAAGAAATCCTTGGAATACGGACTATTCTCCGGGCGGCTCAAGCGGCGGGACAGCAGCTGCTGTTGCAAGCGGCATTGTACCTGCTGGCGGAGCAAGTGATGGCGGTGGTTCCATTCGGATTCCAGCTTCCTTTACCGGTTTGTTCGGCCTTAAGCCCACGCGGGGAAGAACGCCGGTAGGACCAGGCGCAGGAAGGCAGTGGCAAGGGGCTTCCATCGATTTTACACTCACAAAAACAGTGCGGGACAGTGCAGCCCTTCTTGATCTTCTTCAAGTCATTCAGCCTGAAGCTGCTTTCCAAACTCCGTTATACGATGGCAGTTACCAAGAGGATCTCGTGAAACGTACATCTTCTATGCGAATTGCTTACAGCGTAGAATCTCCAGTTGGCACGAAGGTCAGTGAAGAAGCGAAGCAGGCGGTTCAGCAAACAGTGAAATGGCTGAGTGAGCAAGGCCATCAAGTAGAAGAAGCCAAGCCGGAAATTGATGGGGTCCATCTCATGCAGCAATATTACGTGATGAACAGCGGAGAAATGTCTGCATTATTCACTTCCTTGGCTCGTTCGTTAGGGCGTTCAGTAAAGCCGGAGGAAACGGACATCGTGGCATGGGTGCTGGCGGAGGCTGGCAAGAATGTGACTGCTGCTGCTTATACAGAAAGTCTTGATGCGTGGGATCGGGCTGCTGCACAAATGGCGTCATTTCATCAAACCTACGATCTCTATGTGACACCAGCTACTGCCTATTCAGCTCCAAAGGTTGGTGAACTTATGCATTCAGATCAGGAAACAGCTGCACTTTTACAGGTGTCATCCCTTTCGATGCAAGCACAGCAGGATCTGATTTATGACATGTTCCTCAAAAGTCTGACCTACACTCCATTTACGCAGCTTGCCAACTTAACAGGACAGCCATCAATGAGTGTTCCTGTTCATCTTACCAGCGAGGGTATGCCATTAGGGGTACAGGTGACAGCGCCTAAAGGAAAAGAAGACTGGCTGCTCAGGCTTGCAGTGGAAATGGAGGCATCCTCAATTTGGAAAGGAACTAGTCAATTAACTCAATAA